The nucleotide window AGACGGTTGGCTTCAATATCACGCTTCCAATCCTGAGCAAGATCATCAAGGGGATCAAGCTGGATAAGAAGCTGAACGACGAGACCATCGAGAATATCGGAAAGCGCCTCAGAATAAAGACGCCGTCTTATGACGCAAAGGTAGTCAATCTGTCCGGCGGAAACCAGCAGAAGGTGGTTTTGGCGAAATGGCTTGTCACAAACCCTAAGGTGCTGATCCTGGATGAGCCCACAAGGGGAATCGATGTAGGCGCAAAACAGGAAATATATAAATTGATATATGAGATTGTAGAAATGGGCGTAGGCGTCATCCTGATCTCTTCTGAAATGCCGGAGGTTATGAATCTCTGCGACCGCATTTATGTGCTGCGGGAGGGAAAGATCACCGGGGAGATCGCAAAGGATGAGATCACGGAGCAGACCATTATGCAGTATGCGATAGGAGGAATTGAATCATGAGTGAAGCAAAAGCTGTTTCTGTGAAGAAGACAAATCCGGTGAAACAGTATCTCAATAATAACATCGGCATGTTGATCGGCCTGATTGCCATGTGTATCATTATTTCCATCCTGCAGCCGAACTTCCTGCAGGTAAAGAACCTGTTTAATATCATGCGGTCGATCTCCATAACCGGCATCATCGGTTTTGGTATGACGCTCTGTATCATCATCAACGGAATCGATCTTTCCCAGGGCTCTGTCATCGGATTCACATCCTGCTTCTGTGCATGGCTGCTGTCAAGCGTGGGCCTTCCGTTCTGGGCGGCCATCTTGGGCGCCCTCGCCGCCGGTTCCCTGTTCGGCGTTTTCAACGGAGCATTGCTGGCGAATACATCCCTGCCTCCCTTTGTAGTCACCCTGGCCACCCAGCTTATCGGCCGCGGCGGCTGCTACGTCATCACAAGAGGGAATATGATCAACGTGGATCCTGCGTTCGGCCAGCTGGGAAACGGGTATCTGTTCAATGTCATTCCTCTGCCTGTGATCTACCTGCTGGTTATCTTCGTTGTCATGTTCCTTTTGCTGGGTAAATCGAAATTTGGGCGCTGTGTTTACGCCATCGGCGGAAACCGGGAGGCAGCCCGCTTCACCGGCATCAAGATCAAAAAGGTGACTTGGATCGTGTACTCGATCTCCGGCTTTCTGGCCGCTGTCTGCGGGATCATCTCATGTTCCCGAATCACAACGGGACAGCCCACCACCGGAAACGCAATGGAGTTTGACGCGGTGGCGGCCTGCTATCTGGGCGGCATCAGCTACCTGGGCGGTGAAGGAAGGATTGGCAGCACTTTGCTTGGCGCCA belongs to Qiania dongpingensis and includes:
- a CDS encoding ABC transporter permease, with the translated sequence MSEAKAVSVKKTNPVKQYLNNNIGMLIGLIAMCIIISILQPNFLQVKNLFNIMRSISITGIIGFGMTLCIIINGIDLSQGSVIGFTSCFCAWLLSSVGLPFWAAILGALAAGSLFGVFNGALLANTSLPPFVVTLATQLIGRGGCYVITRGNMINVDPAFGQLGNGYLFNVIPLPVIYLLVIFVVMFLLLGKSKFGRCVYAIGGNREAARFTGIKIKKVTWIVYSISGFLAAVCGIISCSRITTGQPTTGNAMEFDAVAACYLGGISYLGGEGRIGSTLLGAIVLGVLANGMSMLQVPWYVQNITKGCIILAAVFFDVMRKEKGKSK